The Chryseobacterium indicum genome includes a window with the following:
- a CDS encoding toll/interleukin-1 receptor domain-containing protein — MDYKYDVALSFAGEDREYIERFAEILKEAGVSVFYDKFEEVDLWGKDLAIHFDYVYRRQSKYFIPFISKNYAEKVWTNYEVRTAFARSIENKDEEYILPVKLDDTELDGLRSTIASLDARTHSPEELANKFLKKLGSEVSVPTPQKDEPQGNVYLSTYLEVSELYGLTGINIGVTVTNFIKEDRFFGPPIFKISQPIIGTNDTFQLVNPSPNFEFPKKLVFGEQYSVQYSLSKGFLDTMKKLEGKNVTLTAFATTTVGEKYVSNPMEIDDLFKFKK, encoded by the coding sequence ATGGATTACAAATATGATGTTGCTTTATCATTCGCAGGTGAAGATAGAGAGTATATTGAAAGATTTGCCGAGATTTTAAAAGAAGCAGGAGTGTCTGTGTTTTACGATAAATTTGAAGAAGTAGATTTATGGGGAAAAGATTTGGCAATTCATTTTGATTACGTTTATCGTAGACAATCAAAATACTTTATCCCTTTTATTTCTAAAAATTATGCAGAGAAGGTTTGGACAAATTATGAAGTAAGAACTGCTTTTGCGAGATCAATCGAAAATAAAGATGAAGAATATATTCTCCCTGTGAAATTAGATGATACAGAACTAGATGGTTTGCGATCAACAATTGCTTCTCTTGACGCAAGAACTCATTCTCCTGAAGAATTAGCTAATAAGTTTTTAAAAAAACTGGGCAGTGAAGTTAGCGTACCCACACCACAGAAAGATGAGCCTCAAGGAAATGTTTATTTGTCAACATATTTGGAAGTAAGTGAATTGTATGGCTTAACTGGGATAAACATAGGAGTTACTGTAACAAATTTCATAAAAGAAGATAGATTTTTTGGACCACCAATTTTTAAAATTAGTCAACCAATAATTGGTACTAATGATACCTTTCAACTAGTAAATCCATCTCCAAATTTTGAATTTCCTAAAAAGCTAGTATTTGGTGAACAATATTCAGTTCAATATTCTTTATCAAAGGGATTTTTAGATACAATGAAAAAATTAGAAGGAAAGAATGTTACATTGACCGCCTTTGCGACAACAACTGTTGGTGAAAAATATGTGTCCAATCCTATGGAAATTGATGATTTATTTAAATTTAAAAAATAA
- a CDS encoding PD-(D/E)XK nuclease family protein produces the protein MKEIAKLLQEVNWIIKNRKSELAKNDDSFNMFRICGVNHYENTHSSILAELLDPNGSHQLHHKFLDAFINTLIKSGILPPEYVFGYQDVEVHREYATRFGRLDIVIKNSSGEAILIENKIYANDQFEQLKRYHAFGVQQYGTAFKLLYLTLWGNESPQTAPDKTDYLQVSYCEVILDWLERCIEIAVRSPIVRETLIQYSNHLKELTNQNTTSAMDKELIDQLSLTENLDAVFMISANLSNVKNNLINTVFLKQLEQLCEEMGLDLLSDPGDYVNTSWAGFQFSVPHWKNYKVLIEFGAQGLRNCIIGLAPKNDQVDTSALSKIKEKVGGGNARLAYTRFPKYQNWQADAMKAIISGEMKGIIKNEINKLFELLAEVEGV, from the coding sequence ATGAAAGAAATCGCAAAGCTTCTGCAGGAAGTTAACTGGATAATTAAAAATAGGAAATCAGAGCTTGCTAAGAATGATGATTCATTTAATATGTTTAGGATCTGTGGGGTTAATCATTATGAAAATACACATTCATCCATCCTTGCAGAACTGTTAGATCCCAATGGAAGCCATCAGCTGCACCATAAATTTTTAGATGCTTTTATCAATACGCTCATTAAATCGGGTATATTGCCTCCGGAATATGTTTTTGGATATCAGGATGTCGAAGTACATCGGGAATATGCTACACGGTTTGGAAGACTTGATATTGTAATAAAGAATTCTTCGGGCGAAGCTATTTTAATAGAAAATAAAATATATGCAAACGATCAATTCGAGCAGCTGAAAAGGTATCATGCTTTCGGAGTCCAACAATACGGGACTGCGTTTAAATTGCTTTATTTAACATTATGGGGGAATGAATCTCCACAGACTGCACCTGATAAAACAGATTATCTGCAGGTTTCTTATTGTGAAGTAATCTTAGACTGGCTGGAGCGGTGCATTGAAATAGCTGTAAGGTCTCCTATTGTCCGGGAAACACTGATACAATACAGCAATCACCTTAAAGAGTTAACCAATCAAAATACAACTTCAGCCATGGATAAAGAATTAATCGACCAACTGTCCTTAACGGAAAATTTAGATGCCGTTTTTATGATCTCTGCCAATCTCAGCAATGTAAAAAATAATCTGATCAATACTGTTTTCCTTAAACAGCTTGAACAACTGTGCGAAGAAATGGGACTTGATCTGCTAAGTGATCCTGGAGACTACGTTAACACAAGCTGGGCGGGTTTCCAGTTTTCAGTTCCTCACTGGAAAAATTACAAAGTACTCATAGAATTCGGAGCACAGGGACTAAGAAACTGTATCATTGGTCTGGCTCCTAAAAATGATCAGGTTGATACATCGGCGCTTTCAAAGATTAAAGAAAAAGTAGGAGGCGGAAATGCAAGGCTTGCGTACACCAGATTTCCTAAATACCAGAATTGGCAGGCTGATGCGATGAAAGCCATTATCAGCGGCGAGATGAAAGGGATTATAAAAAATGAAATCAATAAGTTGTTTGAATTGCTGGCAGAGGTTGAAGGGGTGTAG
- a CDS encoding DUF262 domain-containing protein, translating into MDASKKTINDIFNGNRILEIPFFQRAYVWGEKQWERLLEDMEAVSKTNKPYFLGSVILKQQPTSSASKVGDIRTLIDGQQRLTTLNIFFKVLCLKSGKNAMFDRTFRLMTDELALSHSHNDIEKFTEVLSVNDLADLPGEDNITKCYNYFKKSINVDNLDFQKILANILFVGIDLDPNEDEQQIFDTINSLGVTLTTAELLKNYFFNRDIKLYEKYWKNLFEKDEDVKKYWDREITAGRVKRTFIDLFFDAFLQIKIQDKSFGVKTEDKIAYARGEHLFESYKDFIKIYLDGNNNTLLDEIKEYAEIFAKNFDYEIINREISSSNHIERLNAIIFGLDNSTLISYVLYVLKNVTNTSEQDNIFQFLESYIMRRMVAHTTNKNYNQLFTERFIGNKILTVQAIKEFIEKSTDTSTFIPTNEEVLAGFNKSILINKQSAGILYLLESKHRKSHMHSTALLGISKYSLEHLMPKNWSKNWGTLPTQEDTITRNRKLLTLGNLTIITQSLNSSIRDSDWQTKKKGKGDKKGLEEYASGLETMNKYLTLTVWDENTINSRAKDLYEIAEKAWTI; encoded by the coding sequence ATGGACGCATCAAAAAAAACAATCAATGATATTTTTAATGGTAACCGTATTTTAGAAATACCTTTTTTTCAGAGAGCTTACGTTTGGGGTGAAAAACAATGGGAGAGACTTTTAGAAGATATGGAAGCGGTTTCAAAAACGAACAAACCTTATTTTTTAGGTTCTGTAATTCTAAAACAGCAACCTACCTCATCAGCAAGTAAAGTTGGCGATATTAGAACTCTAATTGATGGCCAACAAAGGTTAACAACATTAAACATCTTTTTTAAAGTTCTCTGTTTGAAAAGTGGTAAAAACGCAATGTTTGATAGGACTTTCAGACTAATGACCGATGAATTAGCCTTGTCACATAGTCATAATGATATAGAGAAGTTTACCGAAGTTTTGTCTGTAAATGATTTAGCTGATTTGCCTGGAGAAGATAATATAACCAAATGCTATAATTATTTTAAAAAATCAATCAATGTTGACAATTTAGATTTTCAAAAAATACTTGCCAATATATTATTTGTTGGAATCGACTTAGATCCAAATGAAGATGAGCAACAAATATTTGATACGATTAATTCTTTAGGGGTAACATTGACAACTGCTGAGTTGTTGAAAAATTATTTTTTCAACCGTGATATTAAACTATACGAAAAGTATTGGAAAAATCTTTTTGAAAAGGATGAAGATGTAAAAAAATATTGGGATCGCGAGATAACAGCTGGTCGCGTAAAGAGAACATTTATAGATTTATTTTTTGATGCATTCCTTCAAATTAAAATTCAGGACAAAAGTTTCGGTGTAAAAACTGAAGATAAAATTGCTTATGCTCGTGGCGAACATCTGTTTGAATCATATAAAGACTTTATTAAAATTTATCTCGATGGAAATAATAATACCTTACTGGATGAAATTAAAGAGTATGCAGAAATATTTGCGAAAAACTTTGACTACGAAATCATCAATAGAGAGATATCTTCAAGTAACCATATAGAAAGATTAAATGCTATAATTTTCGGACTTGATAACAGCACATTGATTTCATATGTACTTTATGTTCTAAAAAATGTAACAAATACCTCAGAACAAGATAATATATTCCAGTTTTTAGAGTCATACATAATGAGAAGGATGGTTGCTCATACAACAAATAAAAATTATAATCAGTTGTTTACGGAAAGATTCATAGGAAACAAGATTTTGACTGTCCAAGCTATTAAAGAATTTATTGAAAAAAGTACAGATACATCTACGTTTATTCCGACAAATGAAGAAGTTTTGGCAGGCTTTAATAAATCAATTTTAATCAATAAACAGTCTGCAGGAATTTTATATTTACTAGAATCTAAACATCGAAAATCTCATATGCATTCTACAGCTTTGTTAGGAATCAGCAAATATAGTTTAGAACATCTAATGCCAAAAAACTGGTCTAAAAACTGGGGAACGCTGCCAACCCAAGAAGATACTATAACGAGAAATAGAAAATTATTAACGCTCGGTAATTTAACTATTATTACTCAGTCTTTAAATTCTTCAATACGTGATTCTGATTGGCAAACAAAGAAAAAAGGTAAAGGTGATAAAAAAGGATTAGAGGAATACGCCTCAGGTCTTGAAACAATGAACAAGTATCTAACACTAACTGTTTGGGATGAGAACACCATAAATTCAAGAGCAAAAGATCTTTATGAGATAGCAGAAAAAGCTTGGACAATATAA
- a CDS encoding DUF6998 domain-containing protein, protein MKDEFEILFNTIKILKEKYRHHKKNFTLDGKLVGDIGEVLVAEHYGLTLYGDNTHIHDGFVTDSKEREVQIKASFKEYFYFTKHIDRKPKYFIAVQLYEDGTFEEIYNGTGKLLFNKLLAHLPTDRKHPYRLSVRRLRELNMSEENVDRIMRIIEIS, encoded by the coding sequence ATGAAAGATGAGTTTGAAATACTGTTCAATACGATTAAGATATTAAAGGAAAAATACAGGCATCATAAAAAGAATTTTACTTTAGATGGAAAGCTGGTAGGAGATATAGGAGAAGTACTGGTTGCAGAACATTATGGGTTAACTCTTTATGGAGATAATACTCACATTCACGATGGGTTTGTGACAGATTCAAAGGAAAGGGAAGTCCAGATAAAAGCTTCCTTTAAAGAGTATTTTTATTTTACTAAACATATTGATCGAAAACCAAAATATTTTATTGCAGTGCAACTCTATGAAGATGGTACATTTGAAGAAATTTATAATGGAACAGGAAAACTGCTTTTTAATAAATTACTTGCCCATTTACCAACTGACAGAAAGCATCCCTACAGATTATCTGTGAGAAGATTGAGAGAATTGAATATGTCTGAGGAGAATGTTGATAGGATAATGAGGATCATTGAGATTTCATAA
- a CDS encoding DUF6266 family protein → MARITKGILGGFSGKVGTIVGANWRGQDIIRSIPKPSSKQPTEKQLLQQTRFSMVISFLQPLKNIQTKYFGSGSGSKSRVNMAVSYTISEALQMNGDVPELVYNKVLITKGDLAGFQNITAAPQTGNIIALNWEDNSAQGNADTADKANVVCYSEELGTFEIFESVAERGALTADVTMPASYTGKEIQVWVFFRNAKETLACNSAYLGAMTMI, encoded by the coding sequence ATGGCACGAATAACAAAAGGAATCCTTGGAGGATTTTCAGGAAAAGTGGGAACAATTGTAGGCGCAAACTGGCGCGGACAGGACATTATCAGAAGTATTCCCAAACCAAGCTCGAAACAGCCCACCGAAAAACAGCTGCTGCAGCAGACCAGGTTCAGCATGGTGATCAGCTTTCTGCAGCCGCTCAAAAATATTCAGACGAAGTATTTCGGATCGGGGAGCGGTTCAAAATCGAGGGTGAATATGGCGGTTTCCTATACCATCAGCGAAGCGTTACAGATGAATGGCGATGTTCCCGAACTGGTATACAACAAGGTTCTGATCACGAAAGGGGATCTGGCAGGTTTCCAGAACATTACTGCTGCTCCGCAAACAGGAAATATCATTGCGCTGAACTGGGAAGACAATTCCGCACAGGGAAATGCAGATACCGCCGACAAAGCCAATGTGGTATGTTACAGCGAAGAACTGGGAACGTTTGAAATTTTCGAATCTGTTGCCGAAAGGGGAGCCTTGACTGCCGATGTCACGATGCCTGCTTCCTACACAGGAAAGGAAATTCAGGTCTGGGTGTTTTTCAGGAATGCGAAAGAAACGCTAGCGTGTAACAGCGCGTATCTTGGGGCCATGACGATGATTTAA
- a CDS encoding restriction endonuclease subunit S: protein MSYRRLGDMVKFISNKNTDGNATVLFGINIDKFFMPSVANIIGVDLKKYKLVKKYQFACNRMHVGRDERLPISMSTFDYDFIVSPAYDVFEVTSSDVLPEYLMLWFRRKEFDRQCWFYTDADVRGGLHLDALKSIEIKVPSIEEQRQIVAQYQSIANKIKVNEQICEKLEAAAQALYKHWFVDFEFPYSPPSEGCPQDGVVIEKPYKSSGGKMVWNEELGKEIPKGWEVGELSNLITVKYGKDYKHLKKGSIPLYGSGGIMSYVNEFLYAGPSVLIPRKGSLNNILYVRSAFWSVDTMFYSIPRRDNVLNYIYNILSKLDFNSLNVGSAVPSMTTEYLNSMILLIPNKEVLASFENEINRIEDYKISISTQNQKLTQLQSLLLSRLAVGEEAEAS from the coding sequence ATGAGTTATAGACGATTGGGTGATATGGTCAAATTTATCAGTAACAAAAATACTGATGGAAATGCTACGGTATTGTTTGGGATTAATATTGATAAATTTTTTATGCCATCTGTGGCAAATATTATTGGTGTTGATTTAAAGAAATATAAACTTGTAAAGAAATATCAATTTGCCTGTAACCGGATGCACGTTGGGCGTGATGAAAGATTACCTATATCAATGTCAACTTTTGATTATGATTTTATTGTTTCTCCGGCATACGATGTTTTTGAAGTAACTTCTTCTGACGTTTTGCCAGAATATTTGATGTTATGGTTCAGACGTAAAGAGTTTGACAGACAGTGTTGGTTTTATACAGATGCAGATGTGCGAGGTGGACTTCATTTGGATGCTTTGAAGTCTATTGAAATCAAGGTTCCTTCCATTGAAGAACAGCGTCAAATTGTTGCGCAATACCAGAGCATAGCCAACAAAATAAAAGTGAACGAGCAGATTTGCGAGAAACTGGAAGCTGCTGCGCAGGCTTTGTATAAACATTGGTTTGTGGATTTTGAGTTTCCCTATTCCCCTCCGTCGGAGGGGTGTCCGCAGGACGGGGTGGTCATAGAAAAACCTTATAAATCTTCCGGTGGAAAAATGGTTTGGAACGAAGAACTTGGGAAGGAGATTCCGAAGGGCTGGGAAGTTGGAGAATTATCTAATTTAATCACTGTGAAATATGGAAAAGATTATAAACACTTAAAAAAAGGGAGTATTCCTCTTTATGGTTCAGGTGGAATTATGAGTTACGTGAATGAGTTTTTATATGCTGGACCTTCGGTGTTAATTCCTAGAAAAGGATCGCTGAATAATATTTTATATGTTAGAAGTGCATTTTGGTCAGTCGATACAATGTTTTATTCAATTCCTAGACGTGATAATGTACTGAATTATATATATAATATTTTATCGAAACTAGATTTTAATTCCCTGAATGTTGGTTCAGCTGTGCCAAGTATGACAACTGAATATTTAAATAGTATGATTTTGTTGATTCCAAATAAAGAAGTTTTAGCTTCTTTCGAAAATGAAATTAACAGAATTGAAGATTATAAGATTTCAATTTCTACACAAAACCAAAAACTCACTCAGCTGCAAAGTTTGCTGTTATCACGCTTGGCGGTTGGAGAGGAAGCAGAAGCATCATAA
- a CDS encoding type I restriction-modification system subunit M, with protein sequence MATKTAAKTKSTEEILWDSANKLRGSVEPSEYKHVVLSLIFLKFANDKFLRRRQELINEHKEAFLDIPEFYQAENVFYLPEESRWTFIMENAKQENITLIVDSALKTIERTNKSLEGALPDNYFSRLGLDQSKFSALLDTINNIDTLKDEAHDIVGRVYEYFLSKFAIAEGKGKGEFYTPKSIVNLIAEMIEPYKGKIYDPSCGSGGMFVQSLKFIEKHKGNKKDISIYGQELTNTTYKLAKMNLAIRGISSNLGSKAADTFSDDQHKDLKADYIMANPPFNLKDWRAENELTTDPRWTGYEVPPKSNANYAWILNMISKLSQNGVAGFILANGALSGGGEEYKIRKQIIENDLVEAVVILPQSMFYSTDISVTLWILNRNKNERSIVRANNDSSVPNDGIKKYRNRKGEVLFMDLRQKGEPFEKKFIQFGEEEITAIASHYHNWQQFPSTEGVSEGRGGYNIPEFSYSATLEEIRKKDYSLVPSKYIEFVNRDESLDYDEQMQSLQADLKDLFEQESQLKEEVSNVFKALGYEL encoded by the coding sequence ATGGCAACGAAAACAGCTGCAAAAACTAAAAGTACCGAAGAAATCCTCTGGGATTCTGCCAATAAATTAAGAGGTTCTGTAGAGCCTTCCGAATACAAGCACGTGGTGCTGAGTCTCATCTTCCTGAAGTTTGCGAATGACAAATTTCTGAGAAGAAGACAGGAACTCATTAATGAGCACAAAGAAGCATTCTTAGATATTCCCGAATTTTATCAGGCAGAAAATGTCTTTTATCTGCCGGAAGAATCGCGGTGGACTTTCATTATGGAAAATGCGAAGCAGGAAAATATTACCCTGATTGTAGATTCTGCGCTGAAAACCATCGAGCGTACCAACAAATCTCTGGAAGGCGCATTGCCCGATAATTATTTCTCCCGTCTCGGGCTGGATCAGTCTAAATTCTCCGCTTTGCTGGATACCATTAACAATATTGATACCCTGAAAGATGAAGCCCACGATATTGTGGGACGTGTGTACGAATATTTCCTGAGCAAATTTGCCATTGCCGAAGGGAAAGGAAAAGGAGAATTCTATACCCCGAAATCGATCGTCAACCTCATCGCGGAAATGATAGAGCCCTACAAAGGAAAAATCTATGATCCTTCCTGCGGTTCGGGTGGGATGTTTGTACAGTCGCTGAAGTTTATAGAAAAACACAAGGGCAACAAAAAGGATATTTCTATCTATGGTCAGGAGCTTACCAATACCACCTATAAACTGGCGAAGATGAATCTTGCTATCCGTGGGATCTCTTCTAATCTGGGGAGCAAAGCGGCAGATACTTTTAGCGATGACCAGCACAAAGATCTGAAAGCCGACTACATCATGGCCAACCCGCCTTTTAATTTAAAGGACTGGCGTGCAGAAAACGAACTGACCACCGACCCACGATGGACAGGGTATGAAGTGCCTCCAAAATCCAATGCCAACTATGCATGGATTCTGAATATGATCTCCAAACTCTCTCAGAACGGCGTTGCCGGATTTATATTGGCAAACGGTGCACTGAGTGGCGGCGGCGAAGAATATAAAATAAGGAAACAGATCATTGAAAATGATTTGGTGGAAGCCGTGGTGATTTTACCACAAAGTATGTTTTATTCTACCGATATTTCGGTGACACTTTGGATTCTGAACCGCAATAAAAACGAAAGAAGTATTGTAAGGGCGAATAATGATTCGTCCGTACCAAACGATGGCATTAAAAAGTACCGTAACCGCAAAGGCGAAGTTCTTTTTATGGATCTGAGGCAGAAAGGCGAGCCGTTTGAAAAGAAATTCATTCAGTTTGGGGAAGAAGAGATTACGGCTATAGCTTCCCATTATCACAACTGGCAGCAATTCCCCTCTACTGAAGGGGTGTCCGAAGGACGGGGTGGTTATAATATTCCTGAGTTTTCTTACAGTGCGACTCTGGAAGAGATCCGCAAAAAAGATTATTCTTTGGTGCCGAGTAAATATATTGAGTTCGTTAACCGGGATGAAAGTCTGGATTATGATGAACAGATGCAAAGTCTGCAGGCAGATCTGAAAGATTTATTTGAGCAGGAAAGCCAATTGAAAGAGGAGGTTTCCAATGTTTTTAAAGCTTTGGGGTATGAGTTATAG
- a CDS encoding AAA family ATPase codes for MSIITKLKILNFKSFEKFELEFSESVNIIVGNNEVSKSTILETIHLCLTGYFHGKILKNDLAHIF; via the coding sequence ATGAGTATTATTACAAAACTGAAAATTCTAAACTTCAAAAGCTTTGAGAAATTTGAATTAGAATTTAGTGAAAGTGTAAATATAATTGTTGGAAATAATGAAGTCAGTAAATCAACAATTTTAGAAACTATTCATTTATGTCTAACTGGATATTTTCACGGTAAGATCTTGAAAAATGATTTAGCTCATATATTTTAA